The genomic window CCGTCGATCAGGCCGCGCTCGCGGTCGCCGGCCAGCCAGAAGCCGCCGCCGTCGTAGCGCACGTTCACGCCCCGCGCATCGCGTCCGCGGTCGTCGTAGCGCACACGCACATCGTTGCGGTCGTTTCCGTTGCCGTTTCCATTGCCGCGACGTTCGACGACACGGTCATTCCCGTTGCCGTTCCCGTTACCGCGGTTGGCATTGCCGGCCTGTGCGGGACGGCGGTCATTGCCGCGTTCCGCCTTGGCGTTGCCGTTCCCGTTACCGCGCGCTTCCATGCGCTGCGGACCGCGATCGGCCTTGGCATTGCCATTACCCTTGGCCTGGGCAGCGGCAGGCTTGTCGCCGCCATTGCCCTTGCCGTTTCCATTACCGTTTCCTTGTGCCGCGGCCCCGCTCGCTGCAAGGGCGAGCGCGGCGGCACCTGCTAGTAGAACTCGCATTTGTTAACTCCTTTGCCTCGGGTAACGGACCTTGTCCGATTCGGGTTCCGATTAAGCTGCTGGCAAGGTTGGTAAACCGTCTCGCCTCATGAACGGTATAGCCGCGCTTCCTCGTTGCGCCGCCGCACCAGGCCCTTGAGCACGCGGCCGCCTGCGTATTTCCACCTCGCGAACTCGTTGGCCGCATCCCCATGCCGGCCGGCGCGGTGCAAGCGGGTCAGACTGGCGCGGCGGATGGCGCCGGTGTTGTAGTGGAAGCTGACGAGCGCATCGAACTGCGCCTGCGTGGTCGGAACATCGCCGATGGCCTCGCGCACGTCGGCGGCATGGCGCTGCAGGTCGGCCTCGAGCCGCGCATCGCATTCCTCGCGGGTCCAGACGGTGGCGGGGCCGATGTCCGGGCCCGTCGCGCCCCAGCCGATGGTCCAAGGTGCTGCCCCGGTGCCCGGATCGGGATAGGCTTCGACCAGCCCGTCGGGCCGCAGCCGCGCGCATCCCTCGAACCGCTTCACCAGTTGGATACCCGCTGGCGAGACACCACAGGATGGAACGGATGGAACACGGTCCTGGGGAAGAATTCCTCCCGCCTCGTCGAGCACGCGGTCGAGCGCCTCTACCTCGCTCTGGCGAAAGCCCCTGCCGAGCAGGCGGCGGACGTGGTCGAAGATGGTCTTGCGGTTCATGGATCGGCACCTCGGATGAAAATTTGAGGCGCGGGAATTAGGCGCGGACAGGGCGCGTAGGAAAACCAAAACGCATGGCCACTGCAATCCGACGCAAAAGGGCGCCCAGATCGCTCCGGACGCCCTTTTATTGTTGCCCTACCGCTTCGCTGCTTGAGGGCGTCTTGTCCGCCCTACTGCTTCGCTGCTTGAGGGCTGCAGTGCTTACGCGCTGTAGTACATGTCGAATTCGGCCGGGCAGGGCGTCGTTTCGACACGCAGGACTTCTTCCCACTTCAGTTCGGCATAGGCCTCGATCTGGTCCTTGGTGAAGACATCGCCCTTGAGCAGGAACTCGTGGTCGGCTTCGAGCGATTCCAGCGCCTCGCGGAGCGAACCGCACACGGTCGGCACGTCGGCCAGTTCGGCCGGCGGCAGGTCGTAGAGGTTCTTGTCCATGGCTTCGCCCGGGTGGATCTTGTTCTGGATCCCGTCGAGGCCGGCCATCAGCAGCGCGGCATAGGCGAGGTAGGGGTTGGCCATCGCGTCGGGGAAGCGGAATTCGACGCGCTTCGCCTTGTCGCCCGTGCCATAGGGAATGCGGCACGATGCCGAACGGTTACGGGCCGAATAGGCCAGCAGCACCGGCGCTTCGAAGCCCGGTACCAGGCGCTTGTAGCTGTTGGTGGTCGGGTTGGTGAAGGCGTTGAGGGCCTTGGCGTGCTTGATCACGCCGCCGATGAAATAGAGGCAGTTTTCCGACAGGCCGCCGTACTGGTTGCCGGCGAAGGTCGGCTTGCCGTTGTCCCAGATCGACATGTGGGTGTGCATGCCGCTGCCGTTATCCGCCTTGATCGGCTTGGGCATGAAGGTCGCGGTCTTGCCGTAGATGTGGGCGACCTGGTGCACGACATACTTGTAGATCTGCATGTTGTCGGCGGTTTCGACCAGCGTGCCGAAGGTGAGGCCGAGTTCGTGCTGCGCGGCGGCCACCTCGTGGTGGTGCTTGTCGCAGTTGAGGCCCATTTCGATCATGGTCGAGACCATCTCGCCGCGGATGTCGACGGCGCTGTCGACCGGGGCCACGGGGAAGTAGCCGCCCTTGGCACGCGGACGGTGGGCGAGGTTGCCGCTCTCGTATTCCTTGCCGGTGTTGGTCGGCAGTTCGATGTCGTCGATAGCGTAGCCCGATCCGGCATAGCCGTCTTCGAAGCGGACATCGTCGAACATGAAGAATTCGGCTTCGGGGCCGACGTAGATGGTGTCGCCGATGCCGGTCGACTTGAGGAAGGCTTCGGCGCGCTTGGCGGTGGTGCGCGGGTCACGGGCATACCATTCGCCGGTCGAGGGTTCGACGATGTCGCAGAAGATGATCATCATCGGCTCGGCGCTGAACGGGTCGATGTAGACGCGCTCGAGGTCGGGCTTCAGGATCATGTCGGATTCGTTGATGACCTTCCAGCCGGCGATCGACGAACCGTCGAACATCAGGCCGTCTTCGAACTCGTCCTCGCCCAGGATCTTGGCGACCATGGTCAGGTGCTGCCACTTGCCCTTGGGATCGGTGAAGCGCAGGTCGACCCACTCGATACCTTCGTCCTTGATGCGCTTGAGGACGTCCTTAGCACTAGCCATTTTATTGCCTCCGTCTGGGGTAGTTCGTGTTGCGCCCGGCGGATTGCCGGGCAGGTAGCTCAGATTGCGTCTTCGTCCTTTTCGCCGGTGCGAATGCGCAGCGCGCTTTCGATCGACGAGACGAAAATCTTCCCATCGCCGATGCGGCCGGTCTGCGCGGCGGCAGCGATCGCTTCGACGGTGCGTTCGGCGATGTCGTCGGTGACGACGACTTCGAGTTTCACCTTGGGCAGGAAATCGACGACGTATTCGGCGCCGCGATACAGCTCGGTGTGGCCTTTCTGGCGGCCGAAACCCTTGGCCTCGGTCACGGTGATGCCGGACACGCCGATTTCGTGCAGCGCTTCCTTCACCTCGTCGAGCTTGAAGGGCTTGATGATCGCTTCGATCTTTTTCACGTGGCCTGTTTCCCGCCTGGTCAGAATTGCGCACGCCCTGGTGAACGAATGCGCGCTTACGCGCGGTGTTCCAAGAATCGTGCCAAGCGGCGCGATGGCGGTGCGGGAGGGATTCGGCAAGCCCTGCGGCGGGATTGCGCCATTTTCGGCAAGAGTTTTGCCAAGACTGCGCAATCGGGGCTGATTTGCGCGCCGCCGCTGCCTAAAGCGCAGTCGGGTACTGCCTAAATTTTAGGCAAGGCTAAAGCTGCAGGCCGGCGGTTTCGGGAAGGCCGCACAAGAGGTTGAGGTTCTGAACCGCGGCCCCGCTCGCTCCCTTGCCGAGATTGTCGAGCCGCGCGACCAGCCGCGCGTTCCAGCCGCCTTCATTGCCGAACACCGCAAGCTCGATCCCGTCCCACGGCGCGGCATCCTGTTCCAGCAGCAGTTCGCCCGGTACGCCCTCATCACGAACGGTCACGACCTTGGATCCGGCATAGAATGCCCGCAGCGCATCGCGCAGGGTATCGGCACTCGGGTCGTTCGCCATCGCGCCGAGATGCAGCGGGACTTCCACGATCATGCCGCGATAGGCAGGGACCACGGCAGGGGCGAAGATCACGGGATGTTCGAGCCCGGCATGGCGCTTCATTTCAGGCAAATGCTTGTGCGCCATGTCGTAGCCATAGGCGCGGAAAGCGGGCGCGCCTCCGGCCTCGAAGCGTTCGATCAGCGCCTTGCCGCCGCCCGAATATCCGCTGACGGCATTTACCGTATAGGGCCAGTCGGCGGGCAGCAGGCCCTCGCGCACCAGCGGCGCGACAAGGGCGAGGAAGCCCGTGGGGTAGCAGCCCGGATTGCTGATCCGGCGAGCGTCGGCCACGCGGTCGGCGCCGACCAGCTCGGGGAAGCCGTAGCACCAGCCCTCGGCCGTGCGATGTGCGGACGAGGCGTCGATCACCCGCGTGCCGCTGGCCGGATCGATCAGCGCGACCGCTTCGCGCGCGGCATCGTCGGGCAGGCAGAGGATGGCGACATCAGTCTCGTTCAGCGCCTCGCGGCGGGCGGAGGCGTCCTTGCGGCGTTCGTCGTCGAGAGTGATCAGCGCGAATTCGCTGCGGCCTTCCAGCCGTGCGGCAATTTCGAGGCCGGTGGTCCCGGCCGCGCCGTCGATGAAGACCTTATGCACCGCTTTCGGCAGCCAGCGCGCCGATGTGGACGTAGCCGCTCGGCCCGTCCGGTCCGACGGCGATCCATGCCCAGTTGCCTGCGATGTCGAGCAGTTCCACCTCGCTGCCGGCGGGCAGCGTTGCGCCATTGTCGGCATCGTCGCGCATGCCAACCTTCAGGACGACGTCGGCATCGCCGATCCGGCGTTTCACGGGAACGACATAATGTGCGGCCAGATAGCGTCCGGCGAGCGCGATATGCGCCAGGTCTCCGCGCAGCGGCAGCGTCCCGGGCGCGGGCCGGGTGACCGGACCTTTCAGTCCGACGATGCCTTCGGGCAGGGAATAGCTGGTATGCTCGCTCACGAAACCGGATGTCATGCTATTGGATACAAGCCCGCGCGCTTAGCCGCGCTTGGACATTCCCGCAAGACGGCTGCCCCTCATGTCCCCGCATAGCGCGCCTTGAGCATATGCCACGCGGCGCGCAGGCCATAGGCGTCGCCGCCCTTGGGCCGCCCCGGCTTGGGCATCGGGCGCCATGCGAATGTGTCGAAATGCGCCCAGTCGATGCCTTCGCCCACGAACTTGTCGAGGAACAGGCCCGCCACGCTCGCCCCGGCAAAGGAATTGGCGTGGGCGTTGTTCGTGTCGGCAATGTCGGAGTTGAGCCATTCGCGATAGGCTTCGGGCAGGGGCAGGCGCCACGGTTCGTCGTCATTGGCCTTGCCCGCCTCGATCAGCGCCTGTGCGGTTTCGTCGCGGCGCGTCATCAGGGCAGGGTAGTCGGGGCCGAGCGCCACGCGCGCCGCGCCGGTCAGCGTGGCGAAGTCGATGACGAGGTCGGGCTTTTCCTCGCTCGCGCGGGTCAGCGCATCGCCCAGGATCAGGCGCCC from Qipengyuania gaetbuli includes these protein-coding regions:
- the argC gene encoding N-acetyl-gamma-glutamyl-phosphate reductase produces the protein MHKVFIDGAAGTTGLEIAARLEGRSEFALITLDDERRKDASARREALNETDVAILCLPDDAAREAVALIDPASGTRVIDASSAHRTAEGWCYGFPELVGADRVADARRISNPGCYPTGFLALVAPLVREGLLPADWPYTVNAVSGYSGGGKALIERFEAGGAPAFRAYGYDMAHKHLPEMKRHAGLEHPVIFAPAVVPAYRGMIVEVPLHLGAMANDPSADTLRDALRAFYAGSKVVTVRDEGVPGELLLEQDAAPWDGIELAVFGNEGGWNARLVARLDNLGKGASGAAVQNLNLLCGLPETAGLQL
- the glnA gene encoding type I glutamate--ammonia ligase — encoded protein: MASAKDVLKRIKDEGIEWVDLRFTDPKGKWQHLTMVAKILGEDEFEDGLMFDGSSIAGWKVINESDMILKPDLERVYIDPFSAEPMMIIFCDIVEPSTGEWYARDPRTTAKRAEAFLKSTGIGDTIYVGPEAEFFMFDDVRFEDGYAGSGYAIDDIELPTNTGKEYESGNLAHRPRAKGGYFPVAPVDSAVDIRGEMVSTMIEMGLNCDKHHHEVAAAQHELGLTFGTLVETADNMQIYKYVVHQVAHIYGKTATFMPKPIKADNGSGMHTHMSIWDNGKPTFAGNQYGGLSENCLYFIGGVIKHAKALNAFTNPTTNSYKRLVPGFEAPVLLAYSARNRSASCRIPYGTGDKAKRVEFRFPDAMANPYLAYAALLMAGLDGIQNKIHPGEAMDKNLYDLPPAELADVPTVCGSLREALESLEADHEFLLKGDVFTKDQIEAYAELKWEEVLRVETTPCPAEFDMYYSA
- a CDS encoding P-II family nitrogen regulator, producing MKKIEAIIKPFKLDEVKEALHEIGVSGITVTEAKGFGRQKGHTELYRGAEYVVDFLPKVKLEVVVTDDIAERTVEAIAAAAQTGRIGDGKIFVSSIESALRIRTGEKDEDAI
- a CDS encoding lysozyme — its product is MNRKTIFDHVRRLLGRGFRQSEVEALDRVLDEAGGILPQDRVPSVPSCGVSPAGIQLVKRFEGCARLRPDGLVEAYPDPGTGAAPWTIGWGATGPDIGPATVWTREECDARLEADLQRHAADVREAIGDVPTTQAQFDALVSFHYNTGAIRRASLTRLHRAGRHGDAANEFARWKYAGGRVLKGLVRRRNEEARLYRS